One Rhodanobacteraceae bacterium DNA segment encodes these proteins:
- a CDS encoding exodeoxyribonuclease IX produces MSTADEPVCLVDASLYIFRAYHSLPPDWHDRDGWPTNAVQGFASFLLQLLEQGQHSHMAVCFDEALDSGFRHEIYPAYKANREPPDEALLRQFAHCKAVASLLGLSIHSDQRYEADDLIGSLATVARNQGRRILVISADKDLTQLLGDGDEQWDYGRDKRYNCATVEERFGVRPDQMVDLLALAGDPVDNIPGVRGVGQISAARLLAHFGSLDELYSRVQEVEHLRLRGAKSLQLKLIEHREQAFLSRQLTQIHCAAPVPDDLELLRPQQPDLDALGQLFDQLGFGPFLRRRAAAIHARFA; encoded by the coding sequence GACGAACCGGTTTGTCTGGTCGATGCCAGTCTCTACATCTTCCGCGCCTACCACTCGTTGCCACCCGACTGGCACGACCGAGACGGCTGGCCCACCAATGCCGTGCAGGGGTTCGCCAGCTTTCTGCTGCAGTTGCTGGAACAGGGGCAGCACAGCCATATGGCCGTGTGTTTCGACGAGGCCCTGGACAGCGGCTTCCGCCACGAAATCTATCCAGCCTACAAGGCCAACCGCGAGCCGCCCGATGAGGCCCTGTTGCGCCAGTTTGCCCATTGCAAGGCCGTCGCCAGCCTGCTCGGGCTGAGCATCCATTCCGATCAACGCTATGAGGCCGACGATTTGATCGGCTCCCTGGCGACTGTGGCCCGCAACCAGGGGCGCCGGATCCTGGTGATCTCGGCCGACAAGGATCTGACCCAGTTGCTGGGCGACGGCGACGAGCAATGGGACTATGGTCGCGACAAGCGCTACAACTGCGCCACCGTGGAGGAACGTTTCGGTGTGCGCCCCGACCAGATGGTCGATCTGCTGGCGCTGGCCGGCGATCCGGTCGACAACATTCCCGGCGTGCGCGGCGTCGGCCAGATCAGCGCGGCACGGCTGCTGGCACATTTCGGCAGCCTGGATGAACTCTACAGCCGGGTACAGGAAGTCGAACACCTGCGCCTGCGCGGCGCCAAATCACTGCAGCTCAAGCTGATCGAACACCGCGAGCAGGCGTTTCTGTCACGTCAGCTCACGCAGATCCACTGCGCCGCGCCGGTGCCGGACGATCTCGAACTGCTGCGCCCGCAGCAACCGGATCTGGATGCACTCGGCCAGCTGTTCGACCAGCTCGGATTCGGACCCTTCCTGCGCCGGCGAGCCGCGGCCATCCACGCCCGCTTTGCCTAG